From the genome of Candidatus Defluviilinea proxima:
AACTGTTAGAAAATGTAGGCGTTATTCCAGAAGCTGACTACGGTATTCGTTGCTTATGTGATTACTGGGGAGATAATGAGCGCAAATCAAATCCTGTGATTTTCGAGCAAATTGAACGCCTTGAATGTGCTCTTACGGAACTTCATCCGTACAAACTTTTGGCTCGTTATTTCCAAGTTGTTGCTCGAAAGGCAAAAAGCGACTAACAAAGCACGCACTAGATGTTGGGGGGTCTGTAGCGTTTTCAGGCATTTCGCGAAGTACCTGCACATCATACATACAGAGGCTTGCGGAGATTGTAGGCGCTCAAATCCGCGACAGACGGTTCATCATCCACAACAAGAATGCGGTGTGACATGTGCGTAGCACATTATGAATTTGTGTCAGTAAGCTTTATAATCCACCTTCGTTCAACATTTTTTATTCGGAGGCACACATGGTTAACTTCATTATCTGGATCATCTTCGGTGCGCTGGCAGGTTGGGTCGCCAGCATCATCACAGGCAAGAACCGCAAGATCAACGGTGTTGCCAATGTCGTTCTCGGTATGTTCGGTGCCTTTGTCGGCGCGGGCATCATGAACACGTTGGGTATGCCCGTCCCTACAGGGTTTACCATCACAGGCTTTCTAGTCGCTGTGGGAGGTTCGGTAGCCTTGATCGTCGCCATGGGGCTGATCCGCAATTAACATACCATCAACGAACAAAGAGCCATGCAGGTATTGCATGGCTCTTTGTTTTATATACTGACAGGGTCGCCCCTGCGACGAATTCCCTGATGCCTGTGTATAATTCCCCCATGCCCAAACTCCTTCTCCTTACAGATAACACAACAGAATATATCGACCTCCTCAAACAGGCAAACCTGCCA
Proteins encoded in this window:
- a CDS encoding GlsB/YeaQ/YmgE family stress response membrane protein; the encoded protein is MVNFIIWIIFGALAGWVASIITGKNRKINGVANVVLGMFGAFVGAGIMNTLGMPVPTGFTITGFLVAVGGSVALIVAMGLIRN